The proteins below come from a single Alligator mississippiensis isolate rAllMis1 chromosome 2, rAllMis1, whole genome shotgun sequence genomic window:
- the LOC102570938 gene encoding probable N-acetyltransferase camello — protein sequence MTSRREGRCPEVAGPRGGHVRCGVHAMAEYRIREYRDEDYEAARELFAAAMSEHAPGLCMHVLHQPWVLLVLACTFTLLLASSRSVLLPVLAVTLLLALGRQLLSYAWGLYIERCLGDDLRDIHASYVEPASSCFWVAEAAEGVVGTVAARPADAGNGTLMLRRMAVRRDFRGRGVATALGRAVLGFAQHRGCRAVVLNTLMVQHEARRLYEHLGFQPDRRYLLPTLYGRLAGCVITTYRYDLPAAD from the exons ATGACGTCACGGCGGGAGGGGCGGTGCCCGGAAGTGGCTGGGCCCAGGGGAGGCCACGTGCGGTGCGGGGTG CATGCCATGGCAGAGTACCGCATCCGGGAGTACCGCGACGAGGACTATGAGGCTGCACGCGAGCTGTTCGCAGCTGCCATGAGCGAGCACGCACCTGGCCTGTGCATGCACGtgctgcaccagccctgggtccTGCTGGTCCTCGCCTGCACCTTCACTCTCCTGCTCGCCAGCTCCcgctcagtgctgctgcccgtGCTGGCCGTCACCCTGCTGCTGGCGCTGGGCCGGCAGCTGCTGAGCTACGCCTGGGGCCTCTACATCGAGCGCTGCCTGGGGGACGACCTGCGGGACATCCACGCCAGCTACGTGGAGCCCGCCAGCTCCTGCTTCTGGGTGGCGGAGGCAGCCGAGGGCGTGGTGGGCACCGTGGCAGCACGGCCGGCCGACGCCGGTAACGGGACACTGATGCTGAGGCGCATGGCGGTGCGCCGGGACTTCCGGGGCCGCGGCGTGGCCACGGCGCTGGGCCGCGCTGTGCTGGGCTTTGCACAGCACCGGGGCTGCCGCGCCGTGGTGCTCAACACCCTCATGGTGCAGCACGAGGCCCGCAGGCTCTACGAGCACCTTGGCTTCCAGCCCGACCGCCGCTACCTGCTGCCCACCCTGTACGGGCGCCTGGCTGGCTGCGTTATCACCACCTACCGCTACGACCTGCCCGCTGCTGACTGA